A genomic segment from Candidatus Brocadia sinica JPN1 encodes:
- a CDS encoding REP-associated tyrosine transposase — protein MTDSKRKYREATIWQRRFWEHMIRDEDDFRRHMDYLHFNPVKHGLVKRVKDWPYSTFHRFVKNGFYPPDWGGDEMDAITDADFGE, from the coding sequence ATGACCGATTCAAAACGGAAATACCGCGAAGCAACGATCTGGCAACGGCGTTTTTGGGAACACATGATTCGTGATGAGGATGATTTTAGAAGACACATGGATTATCTGCATTTTAACCCGGTAAAGCATGGATTGGTAAAACGTGTCAAGGACTGGCCGTATTCGACGTTTCACCGGTTTGTGAAAAATGGGTTTTATCCGCCAGATTGGGGTGGAGATGAAATGGATGCGATAACCGATGCGGATTTTGGAGAATGA
- a CDS encoding type II toxin-antitoxin system death-on-curing family toxin: protein MNWVSLEELFVIHEMIVDETGGVHGVINLGGLDSSLARPFTSFQGQELFPDLWSKVAALIHSIIAFHPFVDGNKRVALVSADVCLRMNGYRLIPSEEIEPFFWSIARGEKSVEEITQWIQSHSEPWKEKGT from the coding sequence GTGAACTGGGTATCTTTAGAGGAATTGTTCGTCATTCATGAAATGATTGTTGATGAAACAGGCGGCGTGCATGGAGTTATTAATTTAGGCGGATTAGACTCATCATTAGCAAGACCTTTTACTTCTTTTCAAGGACAGGAGCTATTTCCTGACTTATGGAGCAAAGTAGCAGCTCTAATCCATTCCATCATAGCCTTTCATCCTTTCGTCGATGGAAATAAGCGAGTAGCTTTAGTGTCTGCTGATGTATGCCTCAGAATGAATGGCTATCGCTTGATTCCTTCTGAGGAAATTGAACCTTTTTTCTGGTCGATTGCCCGTGGAGAAAAATCAGTTGAGGAGATTACCCAATGGATACAGTCGCATTCGGAGCCCTGGAAGGAGAAAGGGACGTAA
- the tnpC gene encoding IS66 family transposase has translation MTIDNIDIEVTLQKVEKLLSEEKVLSPAMRSMVELLVVVITLLVGRLNRNSRNSSKPPSSDPNRKRESKAKGERKAGGQKGREGVTLKRVENPDKVEVIKVDQRKLPRGEYTVVGYEARQVFDMKISREVTEYRAEIVEDAEGNRFIAPFPEGITKAAQYGADLKAHAVYMSQYQLIPYKRIQEYFEEQMSMPVSEGSLYNFNQEAYEYLEIFEEKSKAELTKSEVLHVDETSINKNGDRYWLHSASNRQWTCFYPHEGRGTEAIDSIGILPQFRGILCHDHLKAYYTYPCTHALCNAHHLRELEGVWEEDNKQQWAKEMKALLEEINRATCDAGGMLGADESEKYRHRYRVILQNAEAESPPPDETNRKGKRGRVKRTKARNLLERLRKYEDDVLRFMDNKNVPFTNNLAENDIRMTKVQQKISGCFRSLEGARIFCRIRSYLSTCRKQGVNLRQALKMLFHGELPDFVRS, from the coding sequence TTGACGATAGACAATATAGACATAGAGGTAACGCTCCAAAAAGTAGAGAAGCTTCTTTCTGAAGAGAAAGTGCTGTCGCCAGCCATGAGGTCCATGGTAGAGTTATTGGTAGTAGTAATAACGCTGCTGGTTGGTCGTTTAAACCGTAACAGTCGCAACAGCAGTAAGCCTCCCTCAAGTGATCCGAATCGCAAGAGAGAAAGCAAGGCGAAGGGCGAGAGGAAGGCGGGTGGACAAAAGGGTCGTGAGGGGGTGACGCTGAAAAGGGTTGAGAACCCTGATAAGGTGGAAGTGATAAAAGTAGACCAAAGGAAGTTGCCGCGTGGGGAATATACGGTGGTGGGTTACGAAGCGCGCCAGGTGTTTGATATGAAGATTTCACGGGAGGTAACAGAGTATCGTGCAGAGATAGTTGAGGACGCGGAGGGGAACCGATTTATCGCGCCCTTTCCTGAAGGAATAACAAAGGCGGCGCAGTATGGGGCGGATTTGAAGGCGCATGCAGTATATATGTCACAGTATCAACTGATACCCTACAAGAGGATTCAGGAGTATTTTGAAGAGCAGATGTCGATGCCGGTGAGTGAAGGTTCCTTGTACAATTTTAATCAGGAAGCCTACGAATATCTGGAAATCTTTGAGGAGAAAAGCAAAGCAGAACTCACCAAGTCAGAGGTGTTGCATGTGGATGAAACGAGTATTAACAAGAACGGGGATAGATATTGGTTGCATAGCGCATCCAATAGGCAGTGGACATGTTTTTATCCTCACGAAGGGAGAGGGACAGAGGCAATAGATAGCATAGGAATATTGCCCCAATTTCGTGGGATTCTTTGTCACGACCATTTGAAGGCGTATTACACCTATCCCTGTACGCACGCGCTCTGTAATGCGCACCACCTGAGAGAATTAGAGGGTGTGTGGGAAGAGGACAATAAGCAGCAGTGGGCGAAAGAGATGAAGGCCTTGCTTGAAGAGATAAATCGTGCAACATGCGATGCCGGAGGAATGTTGGGCGCCGATGAGTCTGAAAAATATCGGCACAGGTACCGGGTGATATTGCAAAACGCAGAAGCCGAAAGCCCTCCCCCTGATGAAACAAACCGTAAGGGGAAAAGGGGGCGAGTGAAAAGGACAAAAGCCAGAAATCTTCTGGAACGATTACGAAAGTATGAGGATGATGTCCTGAGGTTTATGGACAATAAAAACGTCCCTTTTACGAATAATTTGGCTGAAAACGACATCAGGATGACAAAGGTTCAGCAGAAAATATCGGGCTGCTTTCGTTCTTTGGAGGGAGCCAGGATTTTTTGCCGCATTCGCAGCTACCTCTCAACTTGTCGAAAACAAGGGGTAAATTTGAGACAGGCATTAAAGATGCTATTTCATGGCGAATTGCCTGATTTTGTTCGCTCATAG